One Mugil cephalus isolate CIBA_MC_2020 chromosome 12, CIBA_Mcephalus_1.1, whole genome shotgun sequence DNA segment encodes these proteins:
- the ppp2r3b gene encoding serine/threonine-protein phosphatase 2A regulatory subunit B'' subunit beta isoform X3, translating to MRMRELSLRQDPDLRKELALLARGCDFVLPSRFKKRLRAFQQGQAQVRTEEPVTTALSESIPKFYFPQGRPQANLNVDSLISKIEKIFSQFPNERATIEDMGQVAKACECPLYWKVPLFISAGGDRTGFVSVHKFVAMWRKTLQTCHDDASKFVHLLAKPGCNYLEQDDFIPFLQDVVNSHAGLAFLKEAPDFHSRYITTVVQRIFYNVNRSWTGKITGSELRKSNFLQNVALLEQEEDVNQLTEFFSYEHFYVIYCKFWELDSDHDLYIDQKDLARHNDQAISHKMIERIFSGTVTRDRRVYKEGRLSYADFVWFLISEEDKKTDTSIEYWFRCMDLDGDGVLSMYELEYFYEEQCQKLESMAIEPLPFEDCLCQMLDLVKPEVEGKITLRDLKRCKLSHIFFDTFFNIEKYLDHEQKDPFSVIREAETDGQEVSDWEKYAAEEYDILVAEEAANDQCNDVYENPLSPLGQHISSELGLTKRHFFEIPSPHCNLDLDEYEYEDDFE from the exons atgaggatgagggaGCTGTCCCTGCGTCAGGACCCTGACCTGAGGAAGGAGTTGGCTTTGCTGGCGCGCGGATGTGACTTTGTTCTGCCCTCTCGGTTCAAGAAGAGGCTCAGAGCCTTCCAGCAAGGACAG GCCCAGGTGAGGACGGAGGAGCCAGTCACCACAGCATTGAGTGAAAGCATTCCCAAGTTTTACTTCCCACAGGGCCGGCCCCAAGCCAACCTCAACGTCGACAGCCTCATTTCCAAAATTGAGAAAATATTTTCCCAATTCCCAAATGAAAGGGCCACCATTGAGGACATGGGGCAGGTTGCCAAG GCCTGCGAGTGTCCCCTCTACTGGAAAGTGCCATTGTTCATCTCAGCTGGAGGCGACAGGACGGGCTTCGTGTCCGTACACAAGTTTGTGGCTATGTGGAGAAA aaCTCTGCAGACCTGTCACGATGATGCTTCTAAATTCGTGCACCTCTTGGCCAAGCCCGGCTGTAATTACCTGGAACAAGACGACTTTATTCCATTCCTGCAG GATGTGGTGAACTCACACGCAGGCCTGGCATTTCTAAAAGAGGCGCCGGACTTTCACTCACGATACATCACCACG gtggTTCAGAGGATATTTTACAATGTGAACCGGTCGTGGACTGGGAAAATAACAGGTTCAGAGCTCAGGAAAAGTAACTTTCTTCAG AATGTGGCGTTGctggagcaggaagaagatgtGAACCAGCTGACAGAGTTCTTCTCCTATGAACATTTCTACGTCATCTACTGCAAGTTCTGGGAGCTGGACAGTGACCATGACCTGTACATCGACCAGAAGGACCTGGCGCGGCACAATGACCAAG CCATCTCGCATAAGATGATTGAGAGGATATTCTCAGGAACAGTAACGAG GGACAGACGGGTGTATAAAGAGGGACGGCTCAGTTATGCCGATTTTGTCTGGTTCCTCATCTCcgaggaagacaagaaaaccGACACCAG tatCGAGTACTGGTTCCGCTGCATGGACCTGGATGGAGACGGGGTGCTCAGCATGTACGAGCTGGAGTACTTCTACGAGGAGCAGTGTCAGAAGCTGGAGTCCATGGCTATCGAGCCCCTTCCCTTCGAGGACTGCCTCTGCCAAATGCTCGACCTCGTCAAGCCCGAGGTCGAAG GTAAGATCACCCTGCGCGACCTTAAGAGGTGCAAGCTGTCCCACATTTTCTTTGACACTTTCTTCAACATCGAGAAGTACCTGGACCACGAGCAGAAGGATCCTTTCTCTGTTATACGG GAGGCGGAGACAGACGGCCAGGAGGTCTCAGACTGGGAGAAATATGCAGCAGAGGAGTACGACATACTGGTGGCCGAGGAGGCTGCCAACGATCAGTGTAACGATGT GTATGAAAATCCTCTGAGCCCGTTAGGGCAGCACATCTCCAGTGAGCTGGGTCTGACCAAGAGACACTTCTTTGAGATCCCCAGTCCGCACTGCAACCTGGACCTGGACGAGTACGAGTACGAAGACGACTTTGAATGA
- the ppp2r3b gene encoding serine/threonine-protein phosphatase 2A regulatory subunit B'' subunit beta isoform X4, whose translation MRTPFLHIIKAQVRTEEPVTTALSESIPKFYFPQGRPQANLNVDSLISKIEKIFSQFPNERATIEDMGQVAKACECPLYWKVPLFISAGGDRTGFVSVHKFVAMWRKTLQTCHDDASKFVHLLAKPGCNYLEQDDFIPFLQDVVNSHAGLAFLKEAPDFHSRYITTVVQRIFYNVNRSWTGKITGSELRKSNFLQNVALLEQEEDVNQLTEFFSYEHFYVIYCKFWELDSDHDLYIDQKDLARHNDQAISHKMIERIFSGTVTRDRRVYKEGRLSYADFVWFLISEEDKKTDTSIEYWFRCMDLDGDGVLSMYELEYFYEEQCQKLESMAIEPLPFEDCLCQMLDLVKPEVEGKITLRDLKRCKLSHIFFDTFFNIEKYLDHEQKDPFSVIREAETDGQEVSDWEKYAAEEYDILVAEEAANDQCNDVYENPLSPLGQHISSELGLTKRHFFEIPSPHCNLDLDEYEYEDDFE comes from the exons GCCCAGGTGAGGACGGAGGAGCCAGTCACCACAGCATTGAGTGAAAGCATTCCCAAGTTTTACTTCCCACAGGGCCGGCCCCAAGCCAACCTCAACGTCGACAGCCTCATTTCCAAAATTGAGAAAATATTTTCCCAATTCCCAAATGAAAGGGCCACCATTGAGGACATGGGGCAGGTTGCCAAG GCCTGCGAGTGTCCCCTCTACTGGAAAGTGCCATTGTTCATCTCAGCTGGAGGCGACAGGACGGGCTTCGTGTCCGTACACAAGTTTGTGGCTATGTGGAGAAA aaCTCTGCAGACCTGTCACGATGATGCTTCTAAATTCGTGCACCTCTTGGCCAAGCCCGGCTGTAATTACCTGGAACAAGACGACTTTATTCCATTCCTGCAG GATGTGGTGAACTCACACGCAGGCCTGGCATTTCTAAAAGAGGCGCCGGACTTTCACTCACGATACATCACCACG gtggTTCAGAGGATATTTTACAATGTGAACCGGTCGTGGACTGGGAAAATAACAGGTTCAGAGCTCAGGAAAAGTAACTTTCTTCAG AATGTGGCGTTGctggagcaggaagaagatgtGAACCAGCTGACAGAGTTCTTCTCCTATGAACATTTCTACGTCATCTACTGCAAGTTCTGGGAGCTGGACAGTGACCATGACCTGTACATCGACCAGAAGGACCTGGCGCGGCACAATGACCAAG CCATCTCGCATAAGATGATTGAGAGGATATTCTCAGGAACAGTAACGAG GGACAGACGGGTGTATAAAGAGGGACGGCTCAGTTATGCCGATTTTGTCTGGTTCCTCATCTCcgaggaagacaagaaaaccGACACCAG tatCGAGTACTGGTTCCGCTGCATGGACCTGGATGGAGACGGGGTGCTCAGCATGTACGAGCTGGAGTACTTCTACGAGGAGCAGTGTCAGAAGCTGGAGTCCATGGCTATCGAGCCCCTTCCCTTCGAGGACTGCCTCTGCCAAATGCTCGACCTCGTCAAGCCCGAGGTCGAAG GTAAGATCACCCTGCGCGACCTTAAGAGGTGCAAGCTGTCCCACATTTTCTTTGACACTTTCTTCAACATCGAGAAGTACCTGGACCACGAGCAGAAGGATCCTTTCTCTGTTATACGG GAGGCGGAGACAGACGGCCAGGAGGTCTCAGACTGGGAGAAATATGCAGCAGAGGAGTACGACATACTGGTGGCCGAGGAGGCTGCCAACGATCAGTGTAACGATGT GTATGAAAATCCTCTGAGCCCGTTAGGGCAGCACATCTCCAGTGAGCTGGGTCTGACCAAGAGACACTTCTTTGAGATCCCCAGTCCGCACTGCAACCTGGACCTGGACGAGTACGAGTACGAAGACGACTTTGAATGA